A single Fusobacterium simiae DNA region contains:
- a CDS encoding amino acid ABC transporter permease, protein MEYLEILKDTFLTDDRYMYIVNGVIFSIGITLFSAILGIILGLLLAVMKLSYWYPFKRIKALENFNPLSKIAYIYIDVIRGTPVVVQLMILANLIFVGALRETPILVIGGIAFGLNSGAYVAEIIRAGIEGLDKGQMEAGRALGLSYSQTMRKIIVPQAVKNILPALVSEFITLLKETSIIGFIGGIDLLRSASIITSQTYRGVEPLLAVGIIYLILTSIFTAFMRKVERGLKVSD, encoded by the coding sequence ATGGAATATTTAGAAATTTTGAAAGATACCTTTTTAACAGATGACAGATATATGTATATTGTTAATGGAGTTATCTTTTCAATAGGTATCACTTTATTTTCAGCAATACTTGGAATTATTCTTGGGCTTTTATTAGCAGTTATGAAATTATCATATTGGTATCCATTTAAAAGGATAAAAGCACTTGAAAATTTCAATCCATTATCAAAAATTGCATATATTTATATAGATGTAATAAGAGGAACACCTGTGGTTGTACAACTTATGATACTTGCAAATTTGATATTTGTTGGTGCTTTAAGAGAAACACCTATTTTAGTTATTGGAGGAATTGCTTTTGGACTTAATTCAGGAGCTTATGTTGCTGAAATTATAAGAGCCGGTATAGAAGGATTGGATAAAGGACAAATGGAAGCAGGGAGGGCTTTAGGGCTTAGCTATTCACAAACTATGAGAAAAATAATTGTTCCTCAAGCTGTAAAAAATATTTTACCTGCTTTAGTAAGTGAATTTATAACTTTATTAAAGGAAACTTCTATTATTGGTTTTATAGGTGGAATTGATTTATTGAGATCTGCTAGTATAATTACTAGTCAAACATATAGAGGAGTTGAACCTCTACTTGCAGTTGGAATAATATATTTAATTTTAACATCAATTTTTACTGCATTTATGAGAAAAGTTGAAAGGGGGTTAAAAGTAAGTGATTAA
- a CDS encoding amino acid ABC transporter ATP-binding protein, which yields MINVVNLSKNFGNLKVLKNISTTINKGEVISIIGPSGSGKSTFLRCINKLEEPTEGHIYIDDMDLMDKNTDINKIRERVGMVFQHFNLFPNMTVLENLTLSPMMVKKESKEEAEKYASYLLEKVGLSDKTNSYPNQLSGGQKQRIAIARALAMKPEVILFDEPTSALDPEMIKEVLDVMRNLAKEGMTMIIVTHEMGFARNVGNRILFMDNGEIIEDCSPKDFFENPTNERIKDFLNKVLNK from the coding sequence GTGATTAATGTAGTTAACCTATCTAAAAATTTTGGTAATTTAAAAGTTCTAAAAAATATTTCTACCACTATCAATAAAGGAGAAGTTATTTCAATCATTGGTCCATCTGGAAGCGGAAAATCAACTTTTTTAAGATGTATCAATAAATTGGAGGAGCCAACAGAAGGACATATTTATATAGACGATATGGATTTAATGGATAAAAATACTGATATAAATAAAATAAGAGAGAGAGTTGGAATGGTATTTCAACATTTCAATCTATTTCCCAATATGACAGTTTTAGAAAACCTTACTCTTTCTCCTATGATGGTAAAAAAAGAAAGTAAAGAAGAAGCTGAAAAATATGCCTCTTATCTTCTTGAAAAAGTAGGCTTATCTGATAAGACTAATTCTTATCCTAATCAATTATCTGGTGGTCAAAAGCAAAGAATTGCTATTGCAAGAGCCTTAGCTATGAAACCAGAAGTAATATTGTTTGATGAGCCAACTTCTGCCTTAGACCCTGAAATGATAAAAGAAGTGCTTGATGTTATGAGAAATTTAGCAAAAGAAGGTATGACTATGATTATTGTTACTCATGAAATGGGTTTTGCTAGAAATGTTGGTAATAGAATTTTATTTATGGATAATGGAGAGATTATTGAAGATTGTTCTCCAAAAGATTTCTTTGAAAATCCTACAAATGAAAGAATTAAAGATTTTTTAAACAAAGTTTTAAACAAATAA